A region from the Papaver somniferum cultivar HN1 unplaced genomic scaffold, ASM357369v1 unplaced-scaffold_125, whole genome shotgun sequence genome encodes:
- the LOC113331628 gene encoding putative F-box protein At1g46984, translated as MLEYIDSNNCRLKYVEYCMDAKEKSYEMKVKTIEIPPIQPAKLDSYLVMIASCNGLICSTIRHHQLDDPIHIFNPVTREYEFLPRCISAEDIVSHEMLNGFGYSPSTGQYKVVRIYHKSDAWFFQVYILGNESSKWKEEKEIPNSLFHSGFPYSRSVFVNGEIYWLDYSSKIVAFSLADEEFRYIASPPIVGDSTRGRRLCVFGDWLCLVDHKSATREGNIHADIWLLKQNNDMNVQHNGTWIWNKEFTVQSETRYKFDLIPLAFTENGKLLVWQDHEYVSCYDPKTAVLKKLDEYGHRSEIYQPAHHTNSFVSLKALGMKKACFIESSQYEENVGED; from the coding sequence ATGTTAGAGTATATTGACAGTAATAACTGCAGACTTAAATATGTTGAATACTGTATGGATGCTAAGGAGAAGTCTTACGAAATGAAAGTTAAAACGATCGAGATTCCTCCCATTCAGCCGGCGAAGCTTGATTCATATCTTGTCATGATTGCTTCATGCAATGGTTTGATTTGTTCTACTATTCGTCACCATCAACTGGACGACCCTATTCACATATTTAACCCAGTCACCAGAGAATATGAATTTCTTCCGAGATGCATAAGTGCAGAGGACATTGTATCACATGAGATGCTGAATGGATTTGGTTACAGTCCTTCTACTGGTCAGTATAAAGTTGTTAGAATCTACCACAAAAGTGATGCATGGTTTTTTCAGGTGTATATTCTTGGCAATGAGAGTAGTAAATGGaaggaggaaaaagaaatccCCAACTCGTTGTTTCACAGTGGTTTTCCATATTCAAGGAGTGTTTTTGTTAATGGAGAGATATATTGGCTAGATTACTCATCGAAGATTGTTGCTTTCAGCTTAGCCGATGAGGAGTTCCGTTATATAGCTTCACCACCCATCGTAGGAGACAGTACTCGTGGAAGGCGTCTATGTGTGTTTGGAGACTGGTTATGTCTTGTTGATCATAAATCAGCCACAAGGGAGGGAAATATACATGCCGATATCTGGTTACTAAAACAGAACAATGACATGAATGTGCAACATAATGGAACTTGGATTTGGAATAAGGAGTTTACTGTGCAATCTGAAACTAGATATAAATTTGATCTTATTCCACTTGCTTTTACCGAGAATGGCAAGCTTTTAGTTTGGCAGGATCATGAATACGTCTCCTGTTACGATCCAAAAACTGCGGTACTTAAAAAACTGGATGAATATGGACATAGATCCGAGATCTATCAACCAGCTCATCATACTAACAGTTTTGTTTCATTGAAAGCTCTCGGTATGAAAAAAGCTTGTTTCATTGAAAGCTCTCAGTATGAAGAAAATGTAGGAGAAGACTAA
- the LOC113331254 gene encoding putative F-box protein At3g17490 — protein sequence MGVTGMNDLPSDIWSNIFFRLHAELVLDCKLVSKPWRNVIRNLIKDSSFIKKHLAHSKLLLQKLDENYSQDASTNECEIVRSGFLKLQYINSSKSDKCRLQYVEYWMEANKKSYEMKNKTINVTSIKPAKNDLHLVMIASCNGLICSTVRHSNLDGPVHIFNPVTKEYVFLPRCTGANGIIPYEMVYGFGYSPSTDEYKVVRIYQKPAAWCFQVYILGNESSTWKEEKETPLFNHGFRYSKSVSVNGELFWLDYSLNILAFSLADEEFRSIASPLIVGGNNTYGKRLCVFGDCLCLVDHKSATRERDTHAGIWLFKNNNDMNVQQNGTWIWSKEFTLQAEIRYDFDLLPLAFTKNGKLLFWQDHRFVSCYDPKTAVLEELRKDEDGHRALTFYQATPHTNNFISLKALGMKCRRRPNYKGK from the coding sequence ATGGGGGTTACGGGTATGAATGATCTTCCATCAGATATTTGGTCGAATATATTTTTTCGTTTACATGCTGAGTTAGTTTTAGATTGCAAACTCGTCTCCAAACCATGGAGAAATGTCATTAGGAATCTCATTAAGGACTCATCGTTTATTAAAAAACATCTTGCTCATAGTAAGCTGTTGCTGCAAAAACTTGACGAGAATTACAGTCAGGATGCTTCAACTAATGAATGTGAGATAGTTCGGTCAGGGTTCCTTAAGTTACAATATATTAACAGTAGTAAAAGTGATAAATGCAGACTTCAGTATGTTGAATACTGGATGGAGGCTAATAAAAAGTCCTAcgaaatgaaaaataaaacgatCAACGTTACTTCCATTAAGCCGGCCAAGAATGATTTACATCTTGTCATGATTGCTTCATGCAATGGCTTGATTTGTTCTACTGTTCGTCACAGTAATCTGGATGGCCCTGTTCACATATTTAACCCTGTAACAAAAGAATACGTTTTTCTTCCGAGATGCACAGGCGCAAATGGAATTATACCATATGAGATGGTGTATGGCTTTGGTTACAGTCCTTCGACGGACGAGTATAAAGTTGTCAGAATCTACCAGAAACCTGCTGCATGGTGTTTTCAGGTGTATATTCTTGGCAACGAGAGTAGTACATGGAAGGAGGAAAAAGAAACCCCCTTGTTTAATCATGGTTTTCGATATTCAAAGAGTGTTTCTGTGAATGGAGAGCTATTTTGGCTTGATTACTCGTTGAATATTCTTGCTTTCAGCTTAGCCGATGAGGAGTTCCGTTCTATAGCTTCACCACTCATTGTAGGAGGAAACAATACTTATGGAAAGCGTCTTTGTGTGTTTGGAGATTGTTTATGTCTTGTTGATCATAAATCAGCCACAAGGGAGAGAGATACACATGCCGGTATATGGTTATTTAAAAATAACAATGACATGAATGTGCAACAGAATGGAACTTGGATTTGGTCCAAGGAGTTTACTCTGCAAGCTGAAATTAGATATGATTTTGATCTTCTTCCTCTTGCTTTTACCAAGAATGGCAAGCTTTTATTTTGGCAGGATCATAGATTTGTCTCTTGTTACGATCCAAAAACTGCAGTACTTGAAGAACTAAGGAAGGATGAAGATGGTCATAGAGCCCTGACCTTTTATCAAGCAACTCCTCATACCAACAATTTTATTTCACTGAAAGCTCTTGGTATGAAATGTAGGAGAAGACCAAACTACAAGGGTAAGTAA
- the LOC113331131 gene encoding ubiquitin-conjugating enzyme E2 2, with protein MSTPSRKRLMRDFKRLQQDPPAGISGAPQDNNIMLWNAVIFGPDDTPWDGGTFKLSLQFSEDYPNKPPTVRFVSRMFHPNIYADGSICLDILQNQWSPIYDVAAILTSIQSLLCDPNPNSPANSEAARMFSDNKRDYNRKVREVVEQSWTAD; from the exons ATGTCGACCCCTTCAAGGAAGAGGTTGATGAGGGATTTCAAGAGATTGCAACAGGATCCTCCAGCAGGCATCAGCGGTGCACCACAGGACAATAACATAATGCTATGGAATGCTGTTATATTTGG CCCAGATGATACTCCCTGGGATGGAG GTACCTTTAAGTTGTCTCTGCAGTTTTCGGAGGACTATCCAAATAAGCCACCAACAGTTCGGTTTGTTTCGCGGATGTTCCATCCAAATA TCTATGCAGATGGAAGTATTTGTTTGGATATCTTACAGAATCAGTGGAGTCCTATTTATGATGTAGCTGCTATTCTAACTTCTATCCAG TCGTTGCTTTGCGACCCGAACCCAAATTCTCCTGCTAATTCTGAAGCTGCAAGAATGTTTAGTGATAACAAGCGGGACTACAACAGAAAAGTACGCGAAGTCGTTGAGCAAAGCTGGACAGCAGATTAA